Part of the Acidobacteriota bacterium genome, TGCATGCAGGCGCCGCACTGGACGGCCAGCCGGTAGGGCGCCAGGTCCGCCGGGAAATCGTGCCCCTGCACGTGGGTGAAATCCAGGTCTCCCCCCACGGCCTGCCCCAGCCACTTCGGGATCTTCACCCGGCCGATGTCGTCGCCGATGGGGTGGTGGGTGCACGCCTCGGCCACCAGGACCCGGTCCCCCGGCTTGAGCCTCCCGATGGCCACGGCGCCCCGGGTGTACTCCGCCAGGTCGCCCCGGTAGCGCGCGAAGAGAATGGAGAACGACGTCAGGGGCACCTCCGCCGGCACGGCCTCCGCCACCTCCCGGAACGCCTGGGAGTCCGTCACCACCAGGGCGGGCGACGCGGTCAGCCGCCCCAGGGCGCCCGCCAGTTCCTTCTCCCGGGCCACCACGGCCAAGGCCCCGTGGTCGAGGAGGTCCCGGAGGACCTGGACCTGGGGGAGGATCAGCCGGCCCCGGGGCGCCTCCTTGTCGATGGGCGTCACCAGGACCACCAGGTCGCCGGCCCGGACCAGGTCGCCGAGGAGGGGCGGGGCGTTGACGAAGTCGTCCGGGGCCAAGCGGATCAACGCCTCGGCCAGGTCGTCCATCCCGGCGCCGGTGAGGGCCGAGACGCGGACCCCCGGCGCTTTCCGTGCCGCGACGTCCGCCGTCGCCGCCGGCGACGGTTCGATGCGGTCTGCCTTGTTGAAAGCCACCACCACCGGGATGCCCAGTTCCCCCAGCCGGTCCAGGAGGCCCGTCTCGAAGGCGTCCCACCGGTCCCCGTCGGCCACCAGGACCGCCAGGTCGGTCCGGTCCAAGACGCGGCGGGAACGCTCGACCCGCAGCCGGCCCAGCGCACCGGTATCGTCGAGCCCCGCGGTGTCGATGAAGAGGACCGGCCCGAGGGGGAGCAGCTCCATGGGCTTCTCCACGGGGTCGGTGGTGGTCCCCGCCCGCTCCGACACGATGGACACCGACTGCCGGACCAGCGCGTTGAGCACCGACGACTTCCCGGCGTTCCGGCGCCCGAGGATCCCGATGTGGAGCCGCTCGCCGCGGGGAGCCCGCCTCATGTTCGCGCTCCCGTCCGGAAATACCCCGTCACCTGCAGATCCGGACCGAGCGCCCGAACCCGCCGGATCCGGGCCCGCGGGGCCTGCTGCAGGTCGAAAACCCCCAGTTCCCCGAGGACGGGGGGCCCTTCCGAACCCAGGAAAAGGGGCGCGAAAAAGAAGTGGAACTCGTCGGCCAGCCCCGGCGCGAGGAACTGGGCGTGGACGATCCCGCCGCCTTCCACGAGCACCGAGGCGACCCCGCGCCGCCCCAGCTCCTTGAGGACCGCCGCCGGGTCCACCCGGGGGTTCTTGGGGTGAAGGTCCAAAAACACCCCCCGGGCGGGCGGGCGCTCCTCGCAGCGGATCTTCACGGGCAGGACGTGCACGTCCACCCCCTCCTTCTCGAGGGCACGGACACGGCCGGGGGGCGCGTCCGTCGTCACGAACACGAGGAGGGGGTGCTCCCGGGCGCTGCGGACCAACTGCGACCCCGCGGGGATCCGCGCCCGCGAGTCGAGGACCACCCGCAAAAAGGGTGTTTCCTTCTCGCGGCGGTGCCGGCAGGTCAGCATCGGGTCGTCGGTGCGCACGGTGCCCCTCCCCACGAGGATGGCGTCGTGGGTGAAGCGGAGGTGATGCCCCCACCGGCGCGCAGCCGCCCCGGTCACCCAGCGGGACCGTCCCGACGCGGTCGCGATCCGCCCGTCCAGGGACAGCCCGGCCTTGAGGGTCACCCACGGCGTCCCCGTGGTGATGTACTTGTTGAATTTCCGGTTGAGTTCATCGAAGGGCGCGGGGTCCGGCGCCGTGACCACCTCCAGCCCCGCCTCCTGGAGTCGCCGGATCCCCCCGCCCGCGACGAGAGGGTTGGGGTCCCTCGTCCCCACGAAGACCCGCCGGATCCCGGCCTCGATGACGGCCTCCGCGCAGGGGGGGGTGCGCCCGTGGTGGCAGCAGGGCTCGAGGGTGACATAGAGATCGGCCCCCCGCGCCGCCCCGCCGGCCTCCGACAGGGCCAGCCGCTCCGCGTGGAGGATCTTGGCGTAGCGGTGGGCGCCGCTCCCCACGATCCGCCCCCCCGCGACGACCACCGCCCCCACCATGGGGTTCGGGTGGGCGAGCCCCTCCGCGGAGCGGGCCAGCCGGAAGGCGCGGCGCATGTAGGCCTCGTCCCGGTCCGTCCAGCCTGGTGTGCCTGCCGTCAACGTCCTTCTCCCCCGCCGCGGGTCACCCCGTGCGCTCGGTGGTCCTCATCTTGCCGGTCCGCCGGCGGCGGGTGGACTCCTCGTCCACGAACCGCTCCAGGAACTCCTTCAGGTCGTCGTCCATGCCGACGAACTGGACCCCGGCACGGTTCTCCCCCCCCGAGGGCGTGACCTGCACGACCCGGGCCGCCGCCTGGACGAACTCGTTCTCCAGGGTGAGCTGGCTGTAGATCTCGTCGCCGATGGTCACCGGGTCCCGCACCATGATGGAGCACCCCCCGGCGCTGATGTCGCGGAGCTGGCCGGTGACGCACTTCTTGGGCTTGGACAGCCGCCACTTCAGCGTGGTGTCGAGCTGGACGTCGGGGTCGATCTCGTAACCGGGCGGGATCACGATGTTGAAGAAGGTCACGGGGATCACCAGGTCAAGCCGGGAGAACTTCCGGCGCTGGACGGTTTCCACCCTCCCGGACGGTCGGAGCCCGAAACGGGTGAGCGTGACGCCCGAGATCGGGTGAACGTCGGTGGTGACCTGGGCCAACTGGGTGCCGATGCGAACGGGGTTGTCGCCGATCTGGTACTCGATTTCGATCTCCGACCCGGGGTCGGTGCAGGGGAGGCTTCCCCCCTCCGGGAAGAGGACCCAGACGAGGCCGTCGGGGGTCCGGTTGAAGATCACCCCGCGGCGGGGCCGGCGCTCGCCGGACACGTGGAGCATCACAAGGGAGTTCACGGCGGGAAGGTCCTGGCGGCCTGCCACCTTCGGGTGTCGGTTCCACGGTACGATCTTGTTCAGCCAGCCCATGTTCCTCTTGTGCGTTTCCCCGGCAGGTCCCCCCGGCGGCCGACCGGACTGTTGCAACGAAGTGTTTTACTTTAGACGCCGCAAGAACGCAAGTGCTTCCTCGCGAAACCTCACAAATGAAAGATGCCCGGGCCGACAGTCTGGCCGAAAGCTTTTCCGATGCCCCTCCGGGTCGTCCTGGCCCCCGGGGGTTATACGCGCGGGGAAAGCGGATGGCTCAATCGCTCACGGGAGCCGGGGCGGCCTCCCACCCGGTGAAGAAGCCGGCGGCCCCGCCCGTGTGCAGGAAGACCACCGTGTCGGAGGGACCGAAGACCCCCTCGCCGACCAGCGAGACCAGGCCGGCCGCGGCCTTCCCGGTGTAGACCGGGTCCAGCAGCAGGCCCTCGGTTTCGAGAAAGAGCCGCATGGCGGCCACCCCCTCCGGCGTCGGGGCGGCGTAGGCCCGCCCGCGGAAACGCCCGTCGATCTCGTAATCCCCCGGCTCGGGGCCGCCCTCGTCCCCGATCAGTGAGCGGCAGCGCTCCCCGAGACCTTCCGGGACGGCCCCCACGTCGATGCCGACGACGCAGCAGCCGCCCAGGTGCCGCCGCGCGCCCCTCACCAGGCCGGCCAGGGTCCCTCCGGTGCCCACGGCGGTGACCACCGCGTCGGGAAAGGTCTCCCGCAAGCGGCACTGTTCCGCCAGTTCCGCCGCGGCCCGCTCGTACCCCCGGATCCCGGTGGCGTTGCTCCCGCCCATGGGGATGACGCAGGGGCGCGCACCGGCGTCCCGCAAGCGGTCCGCCGCCCGGGCGATCCCCCGCTCCAGGGCTTCCACGGCGTACTCCCGAACCCAATCCACCCGGACGCCGAGGAGGGACTCGATCTTCCGGTTCCCCTCGTCCCCGGGTTCGTGGGGCGAGGAGAGCACCAGGACGGGCTCCAGGCCGGCCATGCGCGCGGTCACGGCGGTGAGGCACGCGTGGTTGGACTGGGCTCCCCCGCCGGTGACCACGTGCGTCGCGCCCTCGGCCAGGGCTTCCCCCAGGAGGTACTCCAGCTTGCGGACCTTGTTGCCCCCGAGTCCTCTCCCGGTGAGGTCGTCGCGCTTGACGAGAATGCGCGGGCCGCCCAAGCGGCGGGTCAGGCGCGGGGCTTCCGTCAGCGGGGTCGGCCCCGGGAGCAGGGGGAAGATGCCGGTTTCGGTCACGGGAAACCTCCTCAGGCGGGCATGTGGGACTGCCGGCGCCGGAGGAAGAGCTTGTGGAGGTCCTCCTCGCAGGACGCACCGGCCCGGATGGCCAGGTAGTCGACGCCCGCCCCGGCCATGAGGGTGCGGATCCTCGCCAGGCGGTCCCGGATCCGGGCCGCGTAGGCCTCGCGGGCCCGCCGGCCCACGCCGACGAACGTGGGGCCGCACCCCTCGCCCTCCAGGGGGAAGATCCCCCGGGGCGGCCCCTCGAGTTCGGCCGCGTCCAGGACGGCGATGGCGGTGAAATCGTGGCGGCGGGCGGCGGTTTCGATCAGCTCGGAGCGCCAGTCCGAGTAGATGAAGTCGGAGATGAGGAAAACCACGCTCCGTTTCTTGAGGCCGTGGGTCAGGAAATTCAGGAGGTCGCCCGCCCCCGGCGCCCGGCCGTCGGGCCGGCTCGAGATCAGCCGGTGAAGCAGCCGGAAGGCGTGGTCCATCCCCTTCCCGGGCGGGATGTAGTCCAGTCGCCCGCCCTCGCTGAACGTGACGATCCCCGGCCGGTCCCCCGCGTGGATGGCGGAAAAGATCAGCGTGGAGGCGATCTCCGCCGCCGTCTCGAACTTCGTCTTCTCCCCGGTCCCGAAATCCATGGACCGGGAGCACTGCACCGCGGTCACCACGTTGAGTTCCCGCTCCTCGAGGAGCTGCTTCACGTGCAGGCTGCCCAGGCGCGCCGTCACGTTCCAGTCCACCAGTCGTACGTCGTCCCCCTCCACGTACTCGCGCACCTCGGAAAACTCCAGTCCCTGCCCGCGAAAGACGTTGCGGTAAGAGGAGGAGAGCCCCCCCTGGAGTTTTTTCCGCGTACGGATCTCCAGGATGTGCAGGTTCCGGATGAGGTCGGCGAGTTTCATGGGGCGCCGTCAGGGGACCTCGACGGCGTTGAGAACGGCGCGGATGATCTCGTCCGCGCTGATGCGTTCCGCCTCCGCCTCGAACGAGAGGATCACCCGGTGACGGAGGACGTCGGGGGCGATGGACTTCACGTCCTCGGGGATCACGTAGTTCCGCCCCGCCAGGAAGGCGTGGGCCCGCGCGGCCACCTTCAGGGCGATGGTGCCCCGGGGGGAGGCCCCGAAGCGGACGTAGCGCCCGGTGTCCAGCTTGTAGTCCGTCGGCCGCCGGGTGGCGGAGACGACTTCCAGGATGTAGTCGGAGATCCGGTCGTCCACGTAGACCTTCGTGGCGGTGAGACGGATCTTCTGGATCCGCTCCGGGACCACGACGCGCTTCACCTCGATGCCCCGGCCCCGGGCGATCTCCATGGCCGTCCCCGGGCCCTCGGTCATCCGGCGGAGGATCTCCTTCTCCTCCTTCTTCTCGGGGTAGTCCAGGAGGACCTTCATGAAGAACCGGTCGGTCTGGGCCTCCGGGAGGGGGTAGGTCCCCTCGTGCTCGATGGGGTTCTGGGTGGCCAGCACGAGGAAAGGGTCCGGGAGCGGGTAGGTCTCGCGGCCGATGGTCACCTGCTGTTCCTGCATGGCCTCCAGGAGGGCCGACTGGACCTTGGCCGGCGCCCGGTTGATCTCGTCCGCCAGGATGAGGTTGGCGAAGACGGGGCCCTTGCGGGGCTCGAACTCGCCGGTCCCGGCGTTGTAGACCATGGTCCCCACGAGGTCCGCCGGGAGGAGGTCGGGCGTGAACTGGATCCGCTTGAAATCCAGGTTCAGGGACTCGGCCAGGGTGCTGACCGCCAGGGTCTTCGCCAGCCCCGGCACCCCCTCCACCAGGATGTGCCCCCCCGTGAGAAGGCCGACCAGGAGCCGGTTGAGATAGGTTTCCTGCCCGACGATCCGCTTGCGCATCTCGCCGAGGATCTTCTCCAGGTAGAACAGCTCGCTCTGGACTTCTTCCTTGCTGATGGTGAATTTGCCCGACGACACGCCCCGACCTCCGGACCCCCGCCCCCGCGGCGGGAAGAATTCCCGTGAAACCGGCAGGTTAACACAAGGGAAAGGACGCTGCAACTGGAGAAGACAGGAGGAGGGGAGGGGACGGAGTTTAGAGTTTAGAGTTTAGAGTTTAGAATCCAGAATCCAGAATCCAGAATCCAGAATCCAGAATTCAGAATTCAGAATGCAGAAACGAGAATTCAAAACTCAGAATTCAGAATCCAGCAGTCAGTCGTGATGCGTTCACAAAAAGTCCTTT contains:
- the hydF gene encoding [FeFe] hydrogenase H-cluster maturation GTPase HydF — translated: MRRAPRGERLHIGILGRRNAGKSSVLNALVRQSVSIVSERAGTTTDPVEKPMELLPLGPVLFIDTAGLDDTGALGRLRVERSRRVLDRTDLAVLVADGDRWDAFETGLLDRLGELGIPVVVAFNKADRIEPSPAATADVAARKAPGVRVSALTGAGMDDLAEALIRLAPDDFVNAPPLLGDLVRAGDLVVLVTPIDKEAPRGRLILPQVQVLRDLLDHGALAVVAREKELAGALGRLTASPALVVTDSQAFREVAEAVPAEVPLTSFSILFARYRGDLAEYTRGAVAIGRLKPGDRVLVAEACTHHPIGDDIGRVKIPKWLGQAVGGDLDFTHVQGHDFPADLAPYRLAVQCGACMQNRREVLSRIARCRAAGLPVTNYGMAIAWSLGIFERALGPFPVALRVFRGEHPHPVA
- the ribD gene encoding bifunctional diaminohydroxyphosphoribosylaminopyrimidine deaminase/5-amino-6-(5-phosphoribosylamino)uracil reductase RibD: MRRAFRLARSAEGLAHPNPMVGAVVVAGGRIVGSGAHRYAKILHAERLALSEAGGAARGADLYVTLEPCCHHGRTPPCAEAVIEAGIRRVFVGTRDPNPLVAGGGIRRLQEAGLEVVTAPDPAPFDELNRKFNKYITTGTPWVTLKAGLSLDGRIATASGRSRWVTGAAARRWGHHLRFTHDAILVGRGTVRTDDPMLTCRHRREKETPFLRVVLDSRARIPAGSQLVRSAREHPLLVFVTTDAPPGRVRALEKEGVDVHVLPVKIRCEERPPARGVFLDLHPKNPRVDPAAVLKELGRRGVASVLVEGGGIVHAQFLAPGLADEFHFFFAPLFLGSEGPPVLGELGVFDLQQAPRARIRRVRALGPDLQVTGYFRTGART
- a CDS encoding PilZ domain-containing protein — its product is MGWLNKIVPWNRHPKVAGRQDLPAVNSLVMLHVSGERRPRRGVIFNRTPDGLVWVLFPEGGSLPCTDPGSEIEIEYQIGDNPVRIGTQLAQVTTDVHPISGVTLTRFGLRPSGRVETVQRRKFSRLDLVIPVTFFNIVIPPGYEIDPDVQLDTTLKWRLSKPKKCVTGQLRDISAGGCSIMVRDPVTIGDEIYSQLTLENEFVQAAARVVQVTPSGGENRAGVQFVGMDDDLKEFLERFVDEESTRRRRTGKMRTTERTG
- a CDS encoding pyridoxal-phosphate dependent enzyme, whose translation is MTETGIFPLLPGPTPLTEAPRLTRRLGGPRILVKRDDLTGRGLGGNKVRKLEYLLGEALAEGATHVVTGGGAQSNHACLTAVTARMAGLEPVLVLSSPHEPGDEGNRKIESLLGVRVDWVREYAVEALERGIARAADRLRDAGARPCVIPMGGSNATGIRGYERAAAELAEQCRLRETFPDAVVTAVGTGGTLAGLVRGARRHLGGCCVVGIDVGAVPEGLGERCRSLIGDEGGPEPGDYEIDGRFRGRAYAAPTPEGVAAMRLFLETEGLLLDPVYTGKAAAGLVSLVGEGVFGPSDTVVFLHTGGAAGFFTGWEAAPAPVSD
- a CDS encoding DUF58 domain-containing protein; its protein translation is MKLADLIRNLHILEIRTRKKLQGGLSSSYRNVFRGQGLEFSEVREYVEGDDVRLVDWNVTARLGSLHVKQLLEERELNVVTAVQCSRSMDFGTGEKTKFETAAEIASTLIFSAIHAGDRPGIVTFSEGGRLDYIPPGKGMDHAFRLLHRLISSRPDGRAPGAGDLLNFLTHGLKKRSVVFLISDFIYSDWRSELIETAARRHDFTAIAVLDAAELEGPPRGIFPLEGEGCGPTFVGVGRRAREAYAARIRDRLARIRTLMAGAGVDYLAIRAGASCEEDLHKLFLRRRQSHMPA
- a CDS encoding MoxR family ATPase codes for the protein MRKRIVGQETYLNRLLVGLLTGGHILVEGVPGLAKTLAVSTLAESLNLDFKRIQFTPDLLPADLVGTMVYNAGTGEFEPRKGPVFANLILADEINRAPAKVQSALLEAMQEQQVTIGRETYPLPDPFLVLATQNPIEHEGTYPLPEAQTDRFFMKVLLDYPEKKEEKEILRRMTEGPGTAMEIARGRGIEVKRVVVPERIQKIRLTATKVYVDDRISDYILEVVSATRRPTDYKLDTGRYVRFGASPRGTIALKVAARAHAFLAGRNYVIPEDVKSIAPDVLRHRVILSFEAEAERISADEIIRAVLNAVEVP